Proteins from one Geomonas agri genomic window:
- a CDS encoding ATP-dependent helicase gives MKLLHKLNPPQQEAVLHGEGPLLVLAGAGSGKTRVIVHRIAHLIHERGVPPWQILAVTFTNKAAGEMRERIQHMLGEGETPLVSTFHSTCARILRSDIRSLGYDSNFAIYDDKDCERLLKDCATEMNLDEKRYPVKMLGSAIDEFKNQGMSPFDVPADSPYQATLARVYRCYQERLKRCNAVDFGDLLLLTVQLFEEHKEVLDKYLQRWRWLLVDEYQDTNPVQYRLVQLLAGARQNLCVVGDDDQSIYGWRGADIRNILEFEKDFPGVKVVKLEQNYRSTKTILDGAWHVVQKNKGRKPKRLWTDNPEGERIVYRTLPNEWEEGRTVCREIERFLAEGGDLSEVAVFYRTNAQSRVIEEALVGAQIAHHMVGGVRFYARLEIKDILAYLKVLDNPSDDVAVKRIINTPPRGIGNTTVQKIADFANEKGLPFYDAMLEGAYGPLLPAAARGKVAAFVNELEGYKTLSEKLPLSELTAAVINDSGYYARLKLQRTDEAQERIDNLQELVTAMQTYESMPGEHGLADFLERVALVSDLEHEGEGKKASATLMTLHSAKGLEFQLVFMIGMEEKLFPHVRALENPDQMEEERRLCYVGMTRAKKRLFLLNVRRRHIFGQEQMNAPARFIADIPRELLDSGDLWQRPEPSRDFSTGHNLASLFDEEIEPEFEDNEVRMVPDDEDDGIWVGMKVRHAQFGPGTIRKIEGEGDNQKVIVWFNSLGGPKKLLVRFAGLERA, from the coding sequence ATGAAACTGCTCCACAAACTGAACCCTCCCCAGCAGGAGGCCGTGCTGCACGGCGAGGGACCGCTCCTGGTCCTGGCCGGCGCCGGCTCCGGCAAGACCCGCGTCATCGTGCACCGCATCGCCCACCTCATTCACGAGCGCGGCGTCCCACCCTGGCAGATCCTGGCCGTCACCTTCACCAACAAGGCCGCCGGCGAGATGCGCGAGCGCATCCAGCACATGCTGGGGGAGGGGGAAACTCCCCTCGTCTCCACCTTCCACTCCACCTGCGCACGTATCCTGAGAAGCGACATCAGGAGCCTGGGCTACGATTCCAACTTCGCCATCTACGACGACAAGGACTGCGAGCGCCTGCTGAAGGATTGCGCCACCGAGATGAACCTGGACGAGAAACGCTACCCGGTGAAGATGCTCGGGAGCGCCATCGACGAGTTCAAGAACCAGGGGATGAGCCCCTTCGACGTCCCGGCCGACTCCCCGTACCAAGCGACCCTGGCCCGGGTCTACCGCTGCTACCAGGAGCGCCTGAAGCGCTGTAACGCGGTCGATTTCGGGGACCTGCTCCTGTTGACCGTGCAGCTTTTCGAGGAGCACAAGGAGGTGCTGGACAAGTACCTGCAGCGTTGGCGCTGGCTCCTGGTGGACGAGTACCAGGACACCAACCCCGTGCAGTACCGCCTGGTGCAGCTTTTGGCCGGCGCGCGCCAGAACCTCTGCGTGGTGGGCGACGACGATCAGTCCATCTACGGCTGGCGCGGCGCAGATATCCGCAACATCCTGGAATTCGAGAAAGACTTCCCCGGAGTCAAGGTGGTGAAGCTGGAGCAGAACTACCGCTCCACCAAGACCATCCTGGACGGCGCCTGGCACGTGGTGCAGAAGAACAAGGGGAGGAAGCCCAAGCGTCTCTGGACCGACAACCCCGAGGGCGAGCGCATCGTGTACCGCACCCTCCCCAACGAATGGGAGGAGGGACGCACCGTCTGCCGCGAGATCGAACGCTTCCTCGCCGAAGGGGGTGACCTCTCCGAGGTGGCCGTCTTCTACCGCACCAACGCCCAGTCCCGCGTCATCGAGGAGGCGCTCGTGGGTGCCCAGATCGCGCACCACATGGTCGGCGGCGTCCGCTTCTACGCTCGGCTCGAGATAAAGGACATCCTTGCCTACCTCAAGGTGCTGGACAACCCGTCCGACGACGTGGCGGTGAAGCGGATCATCAATACCCCGCCGCGCGGTATCGGCAACACCACGGTCCAGAAGATCGCCGATTTCGCCAATGAAAAGGGGCTCCCGTTCTACGACGCCATGCTGGAAGGGGCCTATGGCCCGCTGCTCCCCGCCGCCGCGCGCGGCAAGGTGGCCGCCTTCGTCAACGAACTGGAGGGATACAAGACCCTGAGCGAGAAGCTTCCCCTGTCCGAACTCACCGCCGCCGTCATCAACGATTCCGGCTACTATGCTCGCCTCAAGCTGCAGCGAACCGACGAGGCCCAGGAACGGATCGACAACCTCCAGGAGTTGGTGACCGCCATGCAGACCTACGAAAGCATGCCGGGCGAGCACGGGTTGGCCGACTTCCTGGAGCGGGTCGCACTGGTGTCCGACCTCGAGCACGAGGGAGAGGGGAAGAAGGCGTCCGCAACGCTGATGACCCTGCATTCGGCCAAGGGACTCGAATTCCAGCTGGTCTTCATGATCGGCATGGAGGAGAAGCTGTTCCCCCACGTGCGCGCCCTGGAGAACCCGGACCAGATGGAAGAGGAAAGAAGGCTCTGCTACGTGGGGATGACCCGCGCCAAGAAGCGCCTGTTCCTTTTGAACGTGCGCCGGCGCCACATCTTCGGGCAGGAGCAGATGAACGCCCCCGCCCGCTTCATCGCCGACATCCCCAGGGAACTTTTGGACAGCGGCGACCTCTGGCAGCGCCCCGAGCCCTCCCGCGACTTCTCGACCGGCCACAACCTGGCCTCCCTCTTCGATGAAGAGATCGAACCGGAGTTCGAGGACAACGAGGTGCGCATGGTCCCCGACGACGAGGACGATGGCATCTGGGTCGGCATGAAGGTGCGCCACGCCCAATTCGGGCCGGGCACCATCAGGAAGATTGAAGGGGAAGGGGACAACCAGAAGGTGATCGTCTGGTTCAACTCGCTGGGCGGCCCGAAGAAGCTCCTGGTGCGCTTCGCCGGGCTTGAGCGAGCCTGA
- a CDS encoding glycine zipper family protein has protein sequence MRKLAVFMIAMMLFSGCTHYKSQYVSFRPPEAYQNHLEQSGVSLGGEAYATSDAAEQAFGFDIKGAGLLPVMLVMDNKSGKTLEIMGGQTFLVDEGGNYWPLVTNKVAFDRLESSTQFASFFGKGAGKGALLGAAAGTILGTALGIVSGKSVAGSLGKGAAIGAAGGAIIGGTQEGTSNDRENRISDDLRSKGLEGRLIPADSLSNGFIFFPGEAPSAKELRLQWSEKESGQVQKLILPLNVRK, from the coding sequence ATGAGAAAACTAGCCGTCTTCATGATAGCGATGATGCTGTTCTCCGGTTGCACCCATTACAAGAGCCAATACGTTTCCTTCCGCCCCCCCGAGGCGTACCAGAACCACCTGGAGCAGTCCGGGGTCTCGTTGGGCGGCGAGGCATATGCGACCTCGGACGCGGCCGAGCAGGCTTTCGGCTTTGACATCAAGGGGGCGGGCCTGTTGCCGGTCATGCTGGTCATGGACAACAAGAGCGGGAAGACCCTTGAGATAATGGGCGGCCAGACCTTCCTGGTGGACGAGGGGGGCAACTACTGGCCGCTGGTCACCAACAAGGTGGCCTTCGACCGGCTGGAAAGCTCGACCCAGTTTGCCTCCTTCTTCGGCAAGGGTGCCGGCAAGGGGGCCCTGCTCGGAGCCGCGGCGGGCACCATTCTCGGGACGGCGCTCGGCATCGTCTCTGGTAAGAGCGTGGCCGGGTCGCTGGGCAAGGGTGCCGCCATCGGTGCAGCCGGCGGCGCCATCATCGGCGGGACCCAGGAAGGGACCTCCAACGACCGCGAGAACCGCATCTCGGACGACCTGAGGAGCAAGGGGCTGGAAGGGCGGCTCATTCCGGCTGACAGTCTCTCCAACGGGTTCATCTTCTTCCCGGGCGAGGCGCCCAGTGCCAAGGAACTGAGGCTGCAGTGGAGCGAGAAGGAATCCGGCCAGGTGCAGAAGCTGATCCTGCCGCTCAACGTGCGCAAGTAG
- the pdxA gene encoding 4-hydroxythreonine-4-phosphate dehydrogenase PdxA — translation MGDPSGIGPEIIAAALADPAVTALCRPLILGDRAAIERGIAVAGAKLAILSAPDLLPPAEPAPATLYLRELSALEPADMVYGRPSPAGGDACYRYICAAAKLCMDGTVAAMATAPINKESLNSAGHHFPGHTELLAELTGGHEVVMMLAGDRLRVTLVTIHEALAQVPELVTFDRVLSTIRITNDSLSRWFCNKPRLAVLALNPHCGEGGMFGNEESRIIAPAVAAAREEGIEAVGPLSADTLFHFAAQGGYDAVVCMYHDQGLIPLKLLHFDDGVNVTLGLPIIRTSVDHGTAYDLAGTGKASPASMKAALVMAAQMARPR, via the coding sequence ATGGGTGACCCCTCCGGCATCGGGCCGGAGATCATCGCGGCCGCGCTGGCGGACCCAGCCGTCACGGCACTGTGCCGGCCGCTGATCCTCGGCGACCGTGCCGCCATCGAGCGAGGCATCGCCGTTGCCGGTGCCAAGCTCGCCATCCTCTCCGCCCCGGACCTGCTCCCCCCCGCGGAACCCGCTCCGGCAACCCTCTACCTGCGCGAACTCTCTGCCCTCGAACCCGCTGACATGGTCTATGGTCGCCCCAGCCCGGCGGGGGGCGATGCCTGCTATCGCTACATCTGCGCGGCTGCCAAACTGTGCATGGACGGTACCGTTGCGGCCATGGCCACCGCCCCCATCAACAAGGAGTCGCTGAACAGCGCCGGGCACCATTTCCCCGGGCACACCGAACTCCTGGCGGAGCTGACCGGCGGGCACGAGGTGGTGATGATGCTGGCGGGCGACCGGCTCAGGGTCACCTTGGTCACCATCCACGAGGCGCTGGCCCAAGTGCCGGAACTGGTTACCTTCGACCGCGTCCTCTCCACCATCCGGATCACCAACGACTCGCTCTCACGCTGGTTCTGCAATAAGCCACGCCTGGCCGTTTTGGCGCTCAACCCGCACTGCGGCGAGGGGGGGATGTTCGGCAACGAGGAGAGCCGCATCATCGCTCCGGCGGTGGCCGCGGCGCGGGAAGAGGGGATCGAAGCGGTGGGGCCGCTTTCCGCCGACACCCTGTTCCACTTCGCCGCGCAGGGGGGGTACGACGCCGTGGTCTGCATGTATCACGACCAGGGGCTCATCCCGCTCAAGCTGTTGCATTTCGATGATGGGGTCAACGTCACCCTCGGCCTCCCCATCATTCGCACCTCGGTCGACCACGGCACTGCCTACGACCTGGCCGGAACCGGCAAGGCGAGCCCCGCCAGCATGAAGGCCGCGCTGGTCATGGCCGCGCAGATGGCGCGTCCGCGATAA
- a CDS encoding transglycosylase domain-containing protein, whose translation MKLKKYLLWGAGLCAVYAAYVAISLLFVPPVTVLKDKKMNMTIQVKDWQGNYHPLVVGPKNRYWAPLSQIPSEMKWAVILAEDASFYKHEGIDVKAIKEAIKYDLEKQSFARGASTITQQVAKNLFLSREKTLTRKAKELYLAKRMEQEITKGRIIELYLNVIELGPMVHGIGHGARYYFGKSPAALTPRECAFLAAMLPGPRVAYNPYKNLDKVLKRSNMILRLLANKGVLSSGEYQAALAEMPNIGRMQKKVDESIKQVEVMANHTSATVPQGLTSPPEQGPAAPAAGAPAEQHPGAGEPAPEKPQEGAAPAKEGTPAQDKQ comes from the coding sequence ATGAAATTGAAGAAATACCTCCTCTGGGGCGCCGGTCTTTGCGCCGTCTACGCGGCCTACGTCGCCATCTCTCTCTTGTTCGTTCCCCCGGTCACGGTGCTCAAGGACAAGAAGATGAACATGACCATCCAGGTCAAGGACTGGCAGGGGAACTACCACCCGTTGGTGGTCGGCCCCAAGAACCGTTACTGGGCCCCGCTGTCGCAGATCCCTTCCGAGATGAAATGGGCCGTCATCCTCGCCGAGGACGCTTCCTTCTACAAGCACGAGGGGATCGACGTGAAGGCGATCAAGGAGGCCATCAAGTACGACCTGGAGAAGCAGAGCTTCGCCCGCGGCGCCTCCACCATCACGCAGCAGGTGGCGAAGAACCTGTTCCTGTCCCGGGAGAAGACACTGACCCGGAAGGCGAAAGAGCTCTATCTGGCCAAGCGCATGGAGCAGGAGATCACCAAGGGGCGCATCATCGAACTCTACCTGAACGTGATCGAACTGGGGCCCATGGTGCACGGCATCGGTCACGGCGCGCGTTACTACTTCGGTAAGTCGCCGGCCGCGCTGACCCCGCGCGAGTGCGCCTTCCTGGCGGCCATGCTGCCGGGGCCGCGGGTCGCCTACAACCCGTACAAGAACCTGGACAAGGTGCTCAAGCGCTCCAATATGATCCTGCGTCTGTTGGCCAACAAGGGTGTGCTCTCCTCCGGCGAATACCAGGCAGCGCTGGCCGAGATGCCCAACATCGGCCGGATGCAGAAAAAGGTCGACGAGAGCATCAAGCAGGTCGAGGTCATGGCCAACCATACCAGCGCCACCGTGCCGCAGGGGCTCACGTCCCCACCGGAGCAGGGCCCCGCCGCGCCCGCCGCAGGAGCACCGGCCGAGCAGCATCCTGGCGCCGGGGAACCCGCCCCGGAGAAGCCGCAGGAAGGCGCCGCCCCCGCCAAGGAAGGGACCCCGGCGCAAGACAAACAGTAG
- a CDS encoding response regulator, translating to METAISGRVILVDDDPYVLESVALLLSVSGFEVHPCSNGMDALELLRQSPPDVVLTDVNMPQMSGIELLEQIHELDKDIPVILMTAYAELEMAVSAIKKGAFDFIIKPFKTPYLIYAVEKGINYQRLLLVEKNYKAELERQVLDRTRELGEALVQMRSMSRETIERLTAAAELRDEDTGKHIARIGLYAKRLAEQLAMPREFVDGIAMASPMHDVGKIGIPDAILLKAGPLTNEEFGIMKSHTSIGGKILAGSNHLVLQMAASIANTHHERWDGTGYPRGLVGDATPMEGRIVMLVDQYDALRSKRVYKPALDHEKTVEIITKGDGRTMPNHFDPQVLQAFDAAAADFATIFATHND from the coding sequence ATGGAAACAGCTATATCAGGCCGCGTCATCCTCGTAGACGACGACCCTTATGTCTTGGAAAGCGTAGCGTTGCTCCTCTCTGTGAGCGGCTTCGAGGTGCATCCGTGCTCAAACGGCATGGATGCCCTGGAGTTGTTACGCCAGTCACCTCCCGACGTGGTACTCACCGACGTGAACATGCCGCAGATGTCCGGCATCGAGCTCCTGGAGCAGATCCACGAACTCGACAAGGACATCCCCGTGATCCTGATGACCGCCTACGCGGAACTGGAGATGGCGGTGTCGGCGATCAAGAAGGGGGCCTTCGACTTCATCATCAAGCCTTTCAAGACGCCCTACCTGATCTACGCCGTCGAAAAGGGGATCAACTACCAGAGACTGCTGCTGGTGGAGAAGAACTACAAGGCGGAGCTGGAGCGCCAGGTGCTGGACCGGACCCGGGAACTGGGCGAGGCGCTGGTGCAGATGCGCAGCATGAGCCGCGAAACCATCGAGAGGCTGACGGCGGCGGCCGAATTGAGGGATGAGGACACCGGCAAGCACATCGCCCGCATCGGCCTGTACGCCAAGCGCCTGGCCGAGCAGCTGGCGATGCCGCGCGAGTTCGTCGACGGCATCGCCATGGCCTCGCCCATGCACGATGTCGGCAAGATCGGGATCCCTGACGCCATCCTGCTGAAGGCGGGTCCGCTCACCAACGAAGAGTTCGGCATCATGAAGAGCCACACCTCCATCGGCGGCAAGATCCTGGCCGGGTCCAACCACCTGGTGCTTCAGATGGCCGCCTCCATCGCCAACACCCACCATGAACGCTGGGACGGCACCGGCTATCCGCGCGGCCTGGTGGGAGACGCCACCCCCATGGAGGGGCGCATCGTCATGCTGGTGGACCAGTACGACGCCTTGAGAAGCAAGCGCGTCTACAAACCTGCGCTGGACCATGAAAAGACCGTGGAGATCATCACCAAGGGGGATGGCAGGACCATGCCCAACCACTTCGATCCCCAGGTGCTGCAGGCGTTCGACGCGGCTGCTGCCGATTTCGCCACCATCTTCGCCACCCACAACGATTAA
- a CDS encoding sensor domain-containing diguanylate cyclase, whose product MVRFSLKIKLALVVLLLIGTVSTGVAGLGLMFFIKEFKASMASRQYSVVTAMAANMDDRIASAQRELVAVAMSIPSSMASDPQRLQRFLDSRLDLHQVFSDGTGFYSPKGILLASAPGQTLFLNQDFSSREYFIRTVGSGKPYISEPLISARGNLLVIFTAPVLGENGSLIGVLGGRVELAEENFLSRLGQLRVGDGGNFFLFNDQRRMIVHPNRDRIPLPLPPPGRQELLDRVIAGYEGSGEMIGPSGVAGIYSFKRLQSTRWILAAERPLSEAYEPIYRARALVLYSLAALLPVALIFVWLFVGRLTAPLLAFAARVRSMGEGTSFEPMPLPSRDEIGELVSAFNAMMLELTSQRRLLEREKSFAVQLLQHSAVPCFVIDAEHRVIIWNKALEELTGIGAGDQVGKTEAWRAFYEEKRRMLADVVMDGALQDMADLYDCYADSELIPEGLRAEGWYRLKGKQRYLCFDAAPLRDSEGNVVAAIETLQDVTVKANTEERLTKMVEAIGESEERFRRLVELSLDGIAILVGRRFVFINPAGSELLGCQSPDQLMGREMLEFIERESAQLFLEQVGYAEQGDSSAPWIEERLLRNDRTSIEVELGVGPFVYRGERALQVIFRDITERKLAKARLETLAHYDSLTSLPNRVLFFDRLKHALFEAKRYQHPMALMYLDLDFFKEINDRFGHAAGDAVLLEAGQRLKDCVRACDMVARMGGDEFTIILTKMAEPQDASVVAGRIIQAFARPFLAEGDEATVGVSIGVCIYPDCGDDLDGMVRAADGAMYRAKQEGKNVYRFTPPVQGEGSGVQEGVTA is encoded by the coding sequence ATGGTCAGGTTCAGCCTGAAAATAAAGCTGGCGCTGGTGGTCTTGCTCCTGATCGGCACCGTGAGCACGGGTGTCGCCGGGCTCGGCCTGATGTTCTTCATCAAGGAGTTCAAGGCCAGCATGGCCAGCCGCCAGTATTCCGTGGTCACCGCCATGGCCGCGAATATGGATGACCGCATCGCGTCGGCGCAGCGGGAACTGGTAGCGGTGGCGATGAGCATCCCGTCTTCCATGGCATCCGATCCGCAGCGCCTGCAGCGCTTCCTCGATTCCCGCCTCGACCTGCACCAGGTCTTCAGCGACGGCACCGGCTTCTACTCTCCCAAGGGGATCCTGCTCGCCTCGGCGCCGGGGCAAACCCTTTTTCTCAACCAGGATTTCTCCAGCCGCGAATACTTCATCCGCACGGTCGGCTCCGGAAAGCCGTACATATCCGAACCGCTCATCTCGGCGCGGGGCAACCTCCTGGTCATCTTCACCGCCCCGGTGCTGGGCGAGAACGGCTCCCTGATTGGTGTACTGGGAGGGCGGGTGGAGCTTGCCGAAGAAAACTTCCTGAGCCGGTTGGGCCAGTTGCGGGTCGGCGACGGCGGCAACTTCTTCCTGTTCAACGACCAGCGGCGCATGATCGTGCACCCGAACCGGGACCGGATCCCGTTGCCGCTGCCGCCGCCGGGGCGGCAGGAACTCCTGGACCGGGTCATCGCCGGCTACGAGGGGAGCGGCGAAATGATCGGCCCCTCCGGCGTCGCCGGTATCTATTCCTTCAAGAGGCTGCAATCCACCCGGTGGATCCTGGCGGCGGAACGTCCGCTGTCGGAGGCGTACGAGCCGATCTACCGTGCCCGCGCGCTGGTGCTGTACAGCCTTGCTGCGCTGCTGCCCGTGGCCTTGATCTTCGTCTGGCTCTTCGTCGGGCGCCTGACCGCTCCCTTGCTGGCCTTTGCCGCCCGGGTGCGCAGCATGGGGGAGGGAACCTCCTTCGAACCGATGCCGCTGCCAAGCCGGGACGAGATCGGCGAGCTGGTGTCGGCTTTCAACGCCATGATGCTGGAGTTGACTAGCCAGAGGCGCCTGCTGGAGCGGGAAAAGAGTTTCGCCGTGCAGCTTTTGCAGCACAGCGCAGTCCCCTGTTTCGTCATCGACGCCGAGCACCGGGTCATCATCTGGAACAAGGCCCTGGAGGAGCTGACCGGCATCGGCGCCGGTGACCAGGTGGGAAAAACGGAGGCGTGGCGCGCCTTCTACGAAGAGAAGCGCCGGATGCTGGCCGATGTCGTGATGGACGGCGCGCTGCAGGATATGGCGGATCTGTACGACTGCTATGCCGACTCCGAATTGATCCCGGAAGGGCTGCGCGCCGAGGGGTGGTACCGGCTCAAGGGGAAACAGCGCTACCTCTGCTTCGACGCCGCACCGCTCAGGGACAGCGAGGGGAACGTGGTGGCCGCCATCGAGACCCTGCAGGACGTGACGGTCAAGGCCAACACCGAGGAACGGCTGACCAAGATGGTTGAGGCTATCGGTGAAAGCGAGGAGCGTTTCCGGCGTTTGGTGGAACTGTCGCTGGATGGTATCGCCATTTTGGTCGGGCGCCGCTTCGTCTTCATCAACCCCGCCGGCAGCGAATTGCTGGGGTGCCAGTCCCCGGACCAGCTCATGGGGCGGGAGATGCTGGAGTTCATCGAACGGGAGTCGGCGCAGTTGTTCCTGGAGCAGGTAGGCTACGCGGAGCAGGGAGACAGCAGCGCGCCCTGGATCGAAGAGCGGCTGTTGCGCAACGACCGGACCAGCATCGAGGTAGAGCTGGGGGTGGGACCCTTCGTCTACCGGGGCGAGCGGGCGCTGCAGGTGATTTTCCGGGACATCACGGAGCGCAAGCTGGCCAAGGCGCGGCTGGAGACCCTGGCCCACTACGACTCGCTCACCTCGCTCCCGAACCGGGTGCTGTTCTTCGATCGCCTGAAGCACGCGCTTTTCGAGGCAAAGCGGTACCAGCACCCGATGGCCCTCATGTACCTCGACCTGGACTTTTTCAAGGAGATCAACGACCGGTTCGGACATGCGGCCGGGGACGCCGTGCTCCTGGAGGCGGGGCAGCGGCTTAAGGACTGCGTGCGCGCCTGCGACATGGTGGCGCGCATGGGAGGGGACGAATTCACCATCATCCTGACCAAGATGGCGGAGCCCCAGGACGCGTCGGTGGTGGCGGGGAGGATCATCCAGGCGTTCGCACGTCCCTTCCTGGCGGAAGGGGATGAGGCGACCGTCGGGGTGAGCATCGGGGTCTGCATCTACCCGGACTGTGGCGACGACCTGGACGGGATGGTGCGCGCGGCGGACGGCGCGATGTATCGCGCCAAGCAGGAAGGAAAGAACGTCTACCGCTTCACTCCCCCGGTGCAGGGGGAGGGAAGCGGCGTACAGGAAGGGGTTACAGCCTGA
- a CDS encoding GspE/PulE family protein, which yields MNGLVKEGSIGEVLFKSQIITEHELRAALEAQKVSGCRVGEALVRMGVVTQEDIDWALANQLNIPYVRLKKENIDPAAVEKVPGQLARRHSLCPVVLIGSELSVAMADPLNKEAIEELSRVSGCNINISVGLIREIREMHEILYGPDVTQPELGFISGQFSANVLAAVNADLTGAMLLNHLLLRVVQKKFSGIALQPLGDQVRVVVRSGHKSIELGRIAMTHYPRLTERIRRLSGLPTDGEGAASGVMKFLLQGKKIPFQAFLMAGDGGEYVTLRLHTVAPQLNTMEDLGLTTRQRDDLVSLAAARDGLILFAGRSAEERSRLIDLFLDSCDHADRNVLLIGERLGRGKSRFPRLASVRCSCEDNATVIGAAMEHDPDILVIEDVTDLSTFVAASKAVMRGKLVVAGMSHANKGEVLKQLIYLIQKNYLIPTHVKGVVSSRCVLLLCPDCKERYTPAPEELAALRLVPGERAYYRPAGCPACDQTGYSGKKYLLDVIRFDKDLLEALEMIRDSDELVRYLRENGFRGIAEEGAELLERGEIAPGEYVASIIL from the coding sequence ATGAACGGGCTTGTCAAGGAAGGGTCCATCGGTGAGGTACTCTTCAAATCCCAGATTATCACCGAGCACGAGTTGAGGGCCGCCCTCGAGGCGCAGAAGGTCTCGGGATGCCGGGTCGGCGAGGCGCTGGTCCGGATGGGGGTGGTCACCCAGGAGGACATCGACTGGGCACTCGCCAACCAGCTGAACATTCCCTACGTACGACTCAAGAAGGAAAACATCGACCCAGCTGCGGTGGAGAAGGTCCCGGGGCAACTGGCCCGGCGCCACAGCCTGTGTCCGGTGGTCCTCATCGGCAGCGAGCTGTCGGTGGCCATGGCCGACCCGCTCAACAAGGAGGCCATCGAGGAACTCTCCCGCGTCTCCGGCTGCAACATCAACATCTCGGTGGGCCTGATCCGCGAGATCAGGGAGATGCACGAGATCCTGTACGGGCCGGACGTCACCCAGCCGGAGCTGGGCTTCATCTCCGGACAGTTCAGCGCCAACGTGCTCGCTGCGGTCAACGCCGACCTGACTGGCGCCATGCTCCTGAACCACCTGCTGTTGCGCGTGGTGCAGAAGAAGTTCTCCGGGATCGCCCTGCAGCCCTTGGGAGACCAGGTGCGCGTCGTGGTGCGCAGCGGTCACAAGAGCATCGAGCTGGGCAGGATCGCCATGACCCACTACCCCCGCCTCACTGAGCGTATCCGACGACTGTCGGGGCTCCCGACCGACGGAGAGGGGGCAGCTAGCGGTGTGATGAAGTTCCTCTTGCAGGGTAAGAAGATCCCCTTCCAGGCGTTTCTCATGGCAGGTGACGGCGGCGAGTACGTGACACTCAGGCTGCACACCGTGGCGCCCCAGTTGAATACCATGGAGGACTTGGGGCTCACCACGCGCCAGCGCGACGACCTAGTCAGCCTCGCCGCCGCAAGGGACGGCCTGATCCTCTTCGCCGGGCGCTCCGCCGAGGAGCGCAGCCGGCTCATCGACCTGTTTCTCGATTCCTGCGACCATGCCGACCGTAACGTGCTGCTGATCGGCGAGCGGCTGGGCCGCGGCAAGAGCCGTTTCCCACGTCTTGCCAGCGTCCGTTGCAGTTGCGAGGACAACGCCACCGTCATCGGTGCGGCCATGGAGCACGACCCGGACATCCTGGTGATCGAAGACGTGACCGACCTCTCCACCTTCGTCGCGGCGAGCAAGGCCGTTATGCGCGGCAAACTGGTGGTAGCGGGGATGTCGCACGCGAACAAGGGCGAGGTGCTCAAGCAGCTCATCTACCTGATCCAGAAGAACTACCTCATTCCCACCCACGTGAAGGGAGTGGTTTCCAGCCGTTGCGTGCTGCTGTTGTGCCCCGACTGCAAGGAGCGCTACACACCGGCGCCCGAGGAGCTGGCGGCACTCAGGCTGGTCCCCGGCGAGCGCGCCTATTACCGCCCGGCCGGTTGCCCCGCCTGCGATCAGACCGGGTACAGCGGCAAGAAATACCTTCTGGACGTGATCCGGTTCGACAAGGATCTCCTGGAGGCGTTGGAGATGATCCGCGACAGCGACGAGCTGGTGCGCTACCTGAGGGAGAATGGCTTTAGGGGCATCGCGGAGGAGGGGGCGGAACTGCTGGAGCGGGGCGAGATCGCCCCGGGCGAGTACGTTGCCTCAATAATACTGTGA